Proteins encoded within one genomic window of Bradyrhizobium sp. 186:
- a CDS encoding sugar-binding protein, producing MRKLLLAGMAVAMMATPAFAANYRFVIVPKAMNNPFFDFARDGCQKRAKELGNIECIYKGPVEHEPATQAQIIQDFVTQKVDGLAISVADVAAMTKSIEAATAAGIPVITFDADAPGSKRIAYIGTNNREFGVALGKQLLKLRPDGGKYAMVSGGPGAKNLAERVDGVREALKGSKWTEVGGSPTFCNDDPALAVQQMTDLRTATPDLAAIVPIGGWPMFAPEGFKAFASRYKRDIDSGKFTLVVADTLKMQLELLRDGYANALVGQRPLEMGEKAMDTLLAIKKGEKVPEIVYTGLDLVTKDNVAQMLK from the coding sequence ATGAGGAAACTTCTTCTTGCTGGCATGGCCGTCGCGATGATGGCGACCCCGGCATTCGCGGCGAACTACCGTTTCGTGATCGTGCCCAAGGCGATGAACAATCCGTTCTTCGACTTCGCGCGTGACGGCTGCCAGAAGCGTGCCAAGGAGCTCGGCAACATCGAGTGCATCTACAAGGGACCGGTCGAGCACGAGCCGGCGACGCAGGCGCAGATCATCCAGGATTTCGTCACCCAGAAGGTCGATGGCCTCGCGATTTCGGTCGCCGACGTCGCCGCCATGACCAAGTCTATCGAGGCGGCAACCGCGGCCGGCATTCCCGTCATCACCTTCGATGCCGATGCGCCGGGCTCGAAGCGCATCGCTTATATCGGCACCAACAACAGGGAGTTCGGTGTCGCGCTCGGCAAGCAATTGCTGAAACTCCGGCCTGACGGCGGCAAATACGCCATGGTCTCCGGCGGTCCCGGCGCCAAGAATCTCGCCGAGCGCGTCGATGGCGTCCGCGAGGCGCTGAAAGGCTCGAAATGGACCGAGGTCGGCGGCTCGCCGACCTTCTGCAACGACGATCCCGCGCTCGCAGTCCAGCAGATGACCGACCTACGCACTGCTACGCCGGATCTGGCCGCGATTGTTCCCATCGGCGGCTGGCCGATGTTCGCGCCGGAAGGCTTCAAGGCCTTCGCCAGCAGGTACAAGAGAGACATCGATTCCGGCAAGTTCACGCTGGTCGTCGCCGATACGCTGAAGATGCAGCTCGAGCTGCTGCGCGACGGTTATGCGAATGCGCTGGTCGGCCAACGCCCGCTCGAGATGGGCGAGAAGGCGATGGACACGCTCCTCGCCATCAAGAAGGGCGAGAAGGTGCCGGAGATCGTCTACACCGGCCTCGATCTCGTGACCAAGGACAACGTTGCGCAGATGTTGAAGTAG
- a CDS encoding SRPBCC family protein, with translation MASIHNDIPLNASAHDVWDAVRDFGALHQRLVPGFVTACTLDGDARIVTFANGSVAREVLVDCNDARERLVYAISNERLKHYSASVQVIADGKGKCRLVWIIDMLPNELAPYVQGQTKEAVIAMHRAFPPAAV, from the coding sequence ATGGCCTCCATCCACAACGACATTCCCCTCAACGCCTCCGCGCATGACGTCTGGGATGCGGTGCGCGATTTCGGCGCGCTACATCAGCGACTGGTGCCGGGCTTCGTCACCGCCTGCACGCTCGACGGCGATGCGCGCATCGTCACTTTCGCCAACGGTTCGGTGGCGCGCGAGGTGCTGGTTGATTGCAACGATGCACGGGAGCGCCTCGTCTATGCGATCAGCAACGAGCGGCTGAAGCACTACAGCGCATCGGTGCAGGTGATCGCCGACGGTAAAGGCAAGTGCCGCCTTGTCTGGATCATCGACATGCTGCCGAACGAGCTCGCGCCTTATGTGCAAGGGCAGACCAAGGAGGCCGTGATCGCGATGCACAGAGCGTTTCCGCCCGCTGCGGTGTGA
- a CDS encoding XRE family transcriptional regulator translates to MDQQKLDRAIGRRLKTLRTQAGMTLNELAARSGVSRAMIGRVERAQSSATAALLGKLCAALDVSLSDVVALAEKPPERLVRLADQPHWRDPDSGYRRRHASPTDAASGIEVIVVDLPAGARVPYSPWGRNAFTQQLLMLEGAIAVHIDAKAVRLREGDCLDFDVMRAVTFENETRQDARYVIITRRGASYGKM, encoded by the coding sequence ATGGACCAGCAAAAACTCGACCGCGCGATCGGCCGCCGCTTGAAGACGTTGAGGACGCAGGCCGGCATGACGCTGAACGAACTCGCCGCGCGTTCCGGCGTCAGCCGGGCCATGATCGGGCGGGTGGAGCGGGCGCAGAGCAGTGCGACCGCCGCGCTGCTCGGCAAGCTTTGCGCGGCGCTCGACGTATCGCTCAGCGACGTGGTGGCGCTCGCCGAAAAACCGCCGGAGCGGCTGGTGCGGCTTGCCGACCAGCCACACTGGCGCGATCCCGACAGTGGCTATCGCCGGCGCCACGCCTCGCCGACGGATGCGGCGAGCGGCATCGAGGTCATCGTCGTCGACCTGCCGGCGGGCGCGCGGGTGCCCTACAGTCCCTGGGGCCGCAACGCCTTCACCCAGCAGCTTCTGATGCTGGAGGGCGCGATCGCCGTGCACATCGACGCCAAGGCGGTTCGCCTGCGCGAGGGCGACTGTCTGGATTTCGACGTGATGCGCGCGGTGACCTTCGAGAACGAAACCAGGCAGGACGCACGCTACGTCATCATCACGCGCCGCGGCGCCTCTTACGGGAAAATGTGA
- a CDS encoding GNAT family N-acetyltransferase, with product MQIRNGDTTDPRVIALFDHHVTAARAQTAPGSDHALDLAGLRAPDVAFWTGWDGDTLVATGALKTISPDYGEVKSMHTLQTTRRRGFGGRMLSHIITEARARGMTRLSLETGSWDYFKPAHALYQAHGFVCCGPFEGYVADPNSLFLTLDLGS from the coding sequence ATGCAGATCCGCAATGGCGACACCACCGATCCGCGCGTGATCGCGCTGTTCGACCATCACGTCACGGCGGCGCGGGCGCAGACCGCGCCGGGCAGCGACCATGCGCTCGACCTCGCCGGGCTCCGCGCGCCCGATGTCGCGTTCTGGACCGGCTGGGATGGCGACACGCTGGTCGCCACCGGCGCGCTGAAGACGATTTCGCCCGATTATGGCGAGGTGAAGTCGATGCACACGCTGCAAACCACGCGGCGCCGCGGTTTTGGCGGCCGGATGCTCAGCCACATCATCACCGAGGCCCGCGCGCGCGGCATGACGCGGCTCAGCCTCGAAACCGGCTCATGGGACTATTTCAAGCCCGCGCACGCGCTCTACCAGGCGCACGGTTTTGTCTGCTGCGGTCCGTTCGAGGGCTATGTCGCGGATCCCAACAGTCTGTTTTTGACGCTCGACCTCGGCAGCTAA
- a CDS encoding LacI family DNA-binding transcriptional regulator produces the protein MAEETTAPLTLKDIARQAGVSLATVDRVLHNRPGVRPDTVRRVKEAIARNSFQPHVAAAELARGRVRRFAFVMPSGPNPFMQQIQSYLGEMSAWLSARRLAVETVATDVFDPSVLAASLEALTGDYDGVAVVALDHPGVRAAINDLVDAGTKVVTLVSDVPSSRRHHYVGIDNIAAGRTAGALVGRLAGQRSGKVAIVAGSQGLRDHAERIFGFTQVMASEFPGLSVLPVLEGRDEDDRSEQVLTRMFGRHADIVGLYNVGAGTQGVAKALSDQALSDAGRDRQVVFVGHDVTALTRRLLLQGVMDAAISQNPGHEARAAVRVLLALARGEPILSEQEKIRIDIVMRDNLP, from the coding sequence ATGGCCGAGGAAACGACCGCGCCGCTGACGCTGAAGGACATCGCCCGCCAGGCTGGCGTCAGCCTCGCGACGGTCGACCGCGTGCTGCACAACCGCCCGGGCGTGCGGCCGGACACGGTTCGCCGCGTCAAGGAGGCGATCGCGCGCAATTCCTTCCAGCCGCATGTGGCCGCCGCCGAGCTCGCCCGCGGCCGCGTCCGCCGCTTTGCCTTCGTGATGCCGTCGGGGCCGAACCCGTTCATGCAGCAGATCCAGTCCTATCTCGGCGAGATGTCGGCCTGGCTCTCCGCGCGCCGCCTCGCGGTCGAGACGGTCGCGACCGACGTGTTCGATCCGTCCGTGCTTGCGGCCTCGCTTGAGGCGCTGACGGGCGATTACGACGGTGTTGCCGTCGTGGCGCTGGACCATCCGGGCGTCCGCGCTGCGATCAACGATCTCGTCGATGCCGGCACCAAGGTGGTGACGCTGGTCTCGGACGTGCCGTCGTCGCGCCGCCACCACTATGTCGGCATCGACAACATCGCCGCCGGCCGCACCGCAGGCGCGCTGGTCGGGCGGCTGGCCGGCCAACGGTCCGGCAAGGTCGCGATCGTCGCGGGCTCGCAGGGCCTGCGCGACCATGCCGAACGCATCTTCGGCTTCACCCAGGTGATGGCGTCGGAGTTTCCGGGGCTCAGCGTGCTGCCGGTGCTGGAAGGGCGCGACGAGGACGATCGTTCGGAACAGGTTTTGACTCGGATGTTCGGCAGGCATGCTGACATTGTCGGCCTTTATAACGTCGGCGCCGGCACGCAGGGTGTGGCCAAGGCGTTGAGCGATCAGGCGTTGAGCGATGCCGGCCGCGACAGGCAGGTGGTGTTCGTCGGGCACGACGTCACGGCGTTGACGCGACGGCTGTTGTTGCAGGGCGTGATGGATGCGGCGATCTCGCAGAACCCGGGACATGAGGCGCGCGCCGCCGTGCGCGTGCTGCTCGCGCTCGCCCGTGGCGAGCCGATCTTGAGTGAACAGGAGAAGATCAGGATCGACATCGTGATGAGAGACAATCTGCCGTAG
- a CDS encoding VOC family protein — protein sequence MYDHIGLRVGDLDAATRFYTAVLAPLGYVLCSSGDGYAGFGPKGEPALWLHLNQGRKADGAHIAFRAGDHDAVKAFHSEGLKSGGRDNGGAGPRKDYSPTYYAAFLIDPDGNNVEAVCT from the coding sequence ATGTACGACCACATCGGACTGCGTGTGGGCGACCTCGACGCCGCCACGCGCTTCTACACCGCGGTGCTGGCGCCGCTCGGCTACGTCCTGTGCTCGAGCGGCGACGGCTATGCCGGGTTCGGGCCGAAGGGCGAACCGGCGCTCTGGCTGCATCTGAACCAGGGACGGAAGGCCGACGGCGCCCACATCGCGTTTCGCGCCGGCGATCACGACGCGGTCAAGGCGTTCCACAGCGAAGGACTGAAGAGCGGCGGCCGCGACAATGGCGGCGCCGGCCCGCGCAAGGATTACAGCCCGACCTACTACGCGGCGTTTTTGATCGATCCGGATGGGAACAATGTCGAGGCGGTTTGTACGTGA
- the xylB gene encoding xylulokinase, translated as MYLGMDIGTSGVKAVLVSKAGAVVATAARELALSHPAPLWSEQDPDTWVDAAIGAVDDLAVHHPREVTQVRGIGLSGQMHGATLLDEDGRPLRPAILWNDGRSQAECDRLEQRCPSLHAIGGNLAMPGFTAPKLLWVARHEPEIFERVAKVLLPKAYVRYRLTGEMVEDMSDAAGTLWLDVGQRRWSALLLHATGLDLHHMPRLVEGSEASAMLAPELAQRWGMAKNVVVAGGAGDCAASAIGLGAIAPGDAFLSLGTSGVVFRVTDSFAPAPASAVHAFCHALPGLWHQMGVMLSAAASLAWLAGVMKTPAAALLAPLGERVDGPSPVKFLPYLDGERTPHNDASASGAFVGLRGATGRGQMVQAVLEGVAFAARDNLAALRAASGPIAEVDLVGGGSRSPLWAQICADVLGIPVHRVEEGEVGAALGAARLGRLATTGEDPAQVCTRPRRLASFAPRASVASAYDDAYRRWRELYPALKEPA; from the coding sequence GTGTATCTCGGAATGGACATCGGCACATCCGGTGTGAAGGCGGTGCTCGTGAGCAAAGCCGGCGCGGTCGTCGCGACGGCGGCGCGCGAGCTTGCGCTGTCGCATCCCGCGCCGCTGTGGTCCGAGCAGGATCCCGACACCTGGGTCGATGCGGCGATCGGCGCGGTTGACGATCTCGCAGTCCACCATCCGCGCGAGGTCACGCAGGTGCGCGGCATCGGGCTGTCCGGCCAGATGCACGGCGCGACGCTGCTCGACGAGGACGGCCGTCCGCTGCGGCCGGCCATTCTCTGGAACGACGGCCGCTCGCAGGCAGAATGCGACCGGCTCGAGCAGCGCTGTCCGTCGCTGCACGCCATTGGCGGCAATCTGGCGATGCCCGGCTTCACCGCACCAAAGCTGCTGTGGGTGGCGCGCCACGAGCCCGAGATCTTCGAACGGGTGGCAAAAGTGCTGCTGCCAAAAGCCTATGTCCGCTACCGCCTGACCGGCGAGATGGTCGAGGACATGTCGGACGCGGCCGGCACGCTGTGGCTCGATGTCGGCCAGCGCCGCTGGTCCGCTCTTCTGCTGCATGCGACCGGGCTCGATCTCCATCACATGCCGCGCCTGGTCGAAGGCAGCGAGGCCAGCGCGATGCTTGCGCCGGAACTGGCGCAGCGCTGGGGCATGGCGAAAAATGTCGTGGTCGCTGGCGGCGCCGGAGATTGCGCCGCGAGCGCGATCGGTCTCGGCGCGATCGCACCGGGCGATGCGTTCCTGTCGCTGGGAACGTCCGGCGTGGTGTTCCGCGTCACCGACAGTTTTGCGCCAGCGCCGGCGTCGGCCGTGCATGCCTTCTGCCACGCGCTGCCCGGCCTCTGGCACCAGATGGGCGTGATGCTGTCGGCCGCGGCCTCGCTGGCCTGGCTCGCCGGCGTGATGAAGACGCCGGCCGCTGCGCTCCTGGCGCCGCTCGGCGAACGCGTCGATGGACCCAGTCCCGTCAAGTTCCTGCCCTATCTCGACGGCGAGCGCACGCCGCACAACGATGCTTCCGCGAGCGGCGCCTTCGTCGGTCTGCGCGGCGCGACCGGGCGCGGGCAGATGGTCCAGGCCGTGCTCGAAGGCGTCGCCTTCGCCGCGCGCGATAATCTGGCGGCGCTGAGAGCGGCGAGCGGGCCGATCGCGGAGGTCGATCTCGTCGGCGGCGGCTCGCGCTCGCCGCTCTGGGCGCAGATCTGCGCCGACGTGCTCGGCATCCCCGTGCACCGCGTCGAGGAAGGCGAGGTGGGCGCCGCGCTCGGCGCCGCGCGGCTCGGCCGGCTCGCTACGACGGGCGAAGACCCCGCGCAGGTCTGCACGCGCCCACGACGGCTCGCGAGCTTCGCGCCCCGCGCATCCGTCGCATCCGCCTATGACGACGCCTATCGCCGCTGGCGAGAGCTTTATCCCGCGTTGAAGGAGCCTGCTTAA
- a CDS encoding ABC transporter permease, whose translation MAMPLENPITFSNIGRIRWWQRGIFASQTGYVLLALMVLLVVMHFASPYFFTEGNMQNVAKNFSFIAIATLGVTFVIVTGGIDLSVGSMMCFSAMITSMVMTELSTPGMPGAALFVHMAADGKTVLANVPGLILLVSVLAGLGVALIGGLVNGFCIAVLGLSPFVTTLGMLSIVRGLGYVVSNGRGSFPGGPDADYFYALTSGDVLGVPVPFIYLVILALMMAVVLHHTSFGRHVFALGGNEKAAELTGIPVVRVKIEVYVICALAAGLQGIIISGWLGSAPANMATSYELNVIAAAVIGGANLAGGVGGPLGAIVGCVLLEVIRNGLVLAQVSSYWQQTLVGVIIILAVLVDRIRSRMI comes from the coding sequence ATGGCCATGCCCCTGGAAAATCCGATCACCTTCTCCAACATCGGTCGTATCAGATGGTGGCAGCGCGGCATCTTCGCGTCGCAGACCGGATACGTGCTGCTGGCGCTGATGGTGCTACTGGTGGTGATGCATTTCGCCAGCCCCTATTTCTTCACCGAAGGCAACATGCAGAACGTGGCGAAGAACTTTTCCTTCATCGCCATCGCGACCCTCGGCGTCACCTTCGTCATCGTCACCGGCGGCATCGATCTGTCGGTCGGCTCGATGATGTGCTTCTCCGCCATGATCACCTCAATGGTCATGACCGAGCTGTCGACACCCGGCATGCCCGGCGCCGCCCTGTTCGTGCACATGGCCGCCGACGGCAAGACCGTGCTGGCCAACGTGCCGGGCCTGATCCTGCTGGTCTCGGTGCTCGCCGGACTTGGCGTCGCGCTGATCGGTGGACTCGTCAACGGCTTCTGCATCGCGGTGCTGGGCCTGTCGCCCTTCGTCACCACGCTCGGCATGCTCTCGATCGTGCGCGGGCTCGGCTACGTCGTCTCCAATGGCCGCGGCAGTTTCCCGGGCGGCCCGGACGCCGATTATTTCTATGCGCTCACCTCCGGCGACGTGCTCGGCGTACCCGTGCCCTTCATCTATCTCGTGATCCTCGCGCTGATGATGGCCGTCGTCCTGCACCACACCTCCTTCGGCCGCCACGTCTTCGCGCTCGGCGGCAACGAAAAGGCGGCCGAGTTGACCGGCATCCCGGTGGTGCGGGTGAAGATCGAGGTCTACGTGATCTGTGCGCTTGCCGCGGGGCTCCAGGGCATCATCATTTCCGGCTGGCTGGGGTCGGCACCGGCCAACATGGCGACGTCCTACGAGCTCAACGTCATCGCGGCGGCCGTCATCGGCGGCGCCAATCTTGCGGGCGGCGTCGGCGGTCCGCTCGGCGCCATCGTCGGCTGCGTGCTGCTCGAGGTAATTCGCAACGGCCTCGTTCTCGCGCAGGTCAGCTCCTACTGGCAGCAGACGTTGGTGGGCGTGATCATCATCCTGGCCGTACTGGTCGACCGCATCCGCTCGCGGATGATCTGA
- a CDS encoding AraC family transcriptional regulator, which produces MDATTLLTTQSMTVSEFRCDAGPGDQPFAECRTGHSIAYVRAGSFGCHCRAGFFELVAGSVLVGAPGDEYTCTHEHVSGDVCLCFFFSEDLVEALGGRGDVWRVGATPPLPELMVLGELAQAAADGNSDIALDEVGQIFAGRFLDVVSGKPRKQTRPSARDRRRAVEAALWIDENSQSEVDLEQAARQAGLSPFHFLRLFSAVLGVTPHQYLVRSRLRHAARLLTDDDIAVTDIAYDVGFGDLSNFVRTFHRAAGVSPTKFRQASRGERKILQEQLALN; this is translated from the coding sequence ATGGATGCGACCACGCTGCTGACGACACAGTCGATGACGGTCTCCGAGTTTCGCTGCGATGCGGGACCAGGCGACCAGCCATTTGCGGAGTGCCGCACCGGTCATTCGATCGCCTATGTCCGCGCCGGCAGTTTTGGCTGCCATTGCCGTGCCGGCTTCTTCGAGCTGGTGGCGGGCTCGGTGCTGGTCGGCGCCCCCGGCGACGAATACACCTGCACGCATGAGCATGTCAGCGGTGATGTCTGCCTGTGCTTCTTCTTCAGCGAGGATCTCGTCGAGGCCCTCGGCGGGCGCGGCGATGTTTGGCGGGTCGGCGCGACGCCGCCATTGCCGGAGCTGATGGTGTTGGGTGAGCTGGCGCAAGCGGCAGCAGATGGCAACAGCGACATCGCCCTCGACGAGGTCGGCCAGATTTTTGCGGGTCGCTTCCTCGATGTCGTGTCCGGCAAACCGCGCAAGCAGACGCGGCCTTCGGCGCGCGACCGCCGCCGCGCGGTGGAAGCAGCACTTTGGATCGACGAGAATTCGCAATCCGAGGTCGACCTCGAGCAGGCCGCGCGGCAGGCGGGCCTCAGCCCGTTCCATTTCCTGCGGCTATTTTCGGCCGTGCTCGGCGTCACCCCGCATCAATATCTGGTGCGTTCGCGGCTGCGGCACGCGGCGCGCCTGCTGACAGATGATGACATCGCGGTCACCGACATCGCCTATGACGTCGGCTTCGGAGATCTCTCCAACTTCGTCCGCACCTTCCACCGCGCCGCCGGCGTGTCGCCGACGAAGTTCCGCCAAGCCTCGCGGGGAGAGCGCAAGATTCTCCAAGAGCAGCTCGCCCTCAACTGA
- a CDS encoding ATP-binding cassette domain-containing protein, giving the protein MASAEATPVLELTGIGKEFGAIRALHGVDIQVFPGEVVGLMGDNGAGKSTLVKIIAGNFRPSHGEVRFGGNAVHFNRPIDARAVGIEVVYQDLALADNLTAAANVFLGRELKRKFGPFALLDHTAMAARALELFGELRSETRPHDLVKQMSGGQRQAVAIARTRLSNARLVMMDEPTAAISVRQVEQVLSLIHRLKEQGVAVMLISHRMPDVFAVCDRVVVMRRGEKRADKAIHQTSPEEVTALITGAKEAA; this is encoded by the coding sequence ATGGCAAGTGCTGAAGCAACACCGGTCCTTGAGCTGACCGGGATTGGCAAGGAGTTCGGCGCGATCCGCGCGCTGCACGGCGTCGACATCCAGGTCTTCCCCGGCGAAGTGGTCGGCCTGATGGGCGACAACGGCGCCGGCAAGTCGACGCTGGTGAAGATCATCGCCGGCAATTTCCGCCCCAGCCATGGCGAGGTCCGGTTCGGCGGCAACGCCGTGCATTTCAACCGTCCGATCGATGCGCGCGCCGTGGGCATCGAGGTCGTTTACCAGGACCTTGCGCTTGCCGACAATCTGACCGCGGCCGCCAACGTCTTCCTCGGCCGCGAGCTCAAGCGCAAATTCGGACCGTTCGCCCTGCTCGATCACACAGCGATGGCGGCGCGCGCGCTGGAATTGTTCGGTGAGCTGCGTTCCGAGACGCGACCGCACGATCTCGTCAAGCAGATGTCGGGCGGCCAGCGCCAGGCGGTTGCGATCGCGCGGACGCGGCTCTCCAACGCCAGGCTGGTGATGATGGACGAGCCGACCGCCGCGATTTCGGTGCGTCAAGTCGAGCAGGTTCTGAGCCTCATCCATCGCCTGAAGGAGCAGGGCGTTGCCGTCATGCTGATCTCGCACCGCATGCCCGACGTGTTTGCGGTCTGCGACCGTGTCGTTGTCATGCGCCGCGGTGAAAAGCGGGCCGACAAGGCGATCCACCAGACCAGTCCCGAAGAGGTCACCGCCCTCATCACCGGCGCGAAGGAGGCGGCGTGA
- the xylA gene encoding xylose isomerase, whose protein sequence is MNASAKFFDASAPIAFGGKDAKSPLAFRWYDKDRIVHGRRLEDHLRFAVCYWHSLCWPGGDPFGGETFLRPWHHGPDPMALARAKADVAFELFRLLDVPFFTFHDVDAAPEGNSLAESVANLNAIADLFERKMASSKVRLLWGTANLFTHRRYMAGAATNPDPEIFTYAAGQVRAALDVTHRLGGQNYVLWGGREGYETLLNTDLKRELDQLGRFVALVVEHKHKIGFNGPILIEPKPKEPTKHQYDFDVATCYGFLQRYDLLRDVKLNIEQNHAILAGHSFHHEVALAEALGIFGSLDINRGDDLLGWDTDQFAMNVPELALVFHELLNRGGFTSGGLNFDAKIRRQSIDPDDLIHAHVGSMDACARAFLAAADMLDAGVLTAPLAERYGGWAGSEGRAILGGQRSLADLADRALGPGFDPQPRSGRQEYLESLVNRYV, encoded by the coding sequence GTGAACGCGTCAGCCAAATTCTTCGATGCAAGCGCACCCATCGCCTTTGGCGGCAAGGATGCCAAGAGCCCGCTCGCCTTCCGCTGGTACGACAAGGATCGTATCGTGCATGGCCGGCGGCTCGAGGATCATTTGCGCTTCGCCGTCTGCTACTGGCATTCGTTGTGCTGGCCCGGCGGCGACCCCTTCGGTGGCGAGACATTCTTGAGGCCCTGGCACCATGGCCCCGATCCGATGGCGCTGGCGCGGGCCAAGGCCGATGTCGCCTTCGAGCTGTTCCGCCTGCTCGATGTGCCCTTCTTCACCTTCCACGATGTCGATGCGGCGCCGGAAGGCAACTCGCTCGCGGAATCCGTCGCCAACCTGAATGCCATCGCCGATCTGTTCGAACGGAAGATGGCCTCGAGCAAAGTGCGCCTGCTCTGGGGCACAGCCAACCTGTTCACGCACCGCCGTTACATGGCAGGCGCCGCGACCAATCCAGACCCCGAGATATTTACCTATGCTGCAGGCCAGGTCCGCGCCGCGCTCGACGTGACGCACCGGCTCGGCGGCCAGAACTATGTGCTCTGGGGCGGGCGCGAGGGCTATGAGACCCTGCTCAATACCGATCTCAAGCGCGAGCTCGACCAGCTCGGCCGCTTCGTCGCGCTCGTCGTCGAGCACAAGCACAAGATCGGCTTCAACGGCCCGATCCTGATCGAGCCCAAGCCGAAGGAGCCGACCAAGCATCAATACGATTTCGACGTCGCCACCTGTTACGGCTTCCTCCAACGCTACGACCTCCTGAGAGACGTCAAGCTCAACATCGAGCAGAACCACGCCATCCTTGCCGGCCACTCCTTTCATCACGAAGTCGCGCTCGCCGAGGCCCTCGGTATCTTCGGCTCGCTCGACATCAATCGCGGCGATGATCTGCTCGGCTGGGATACCGACCAGTTCGCGATGAACGTACCCGAGCTCGCGCTGGTATTCCACGAGCTCCTGAACCGTGGCGGCTTCACGTCAGGCGGGCTCAATTTCGACGCCAAGATCCGGCGCCAGTCGATTGATCCCGACGACCTGATCCACGCCCATGTCGGCTCGATGGATGCCTGCGCGCGGGCGTTCCTCGCCGCCGCCGACATGTTGGATGCCGGCGTCCTCACCGCGCCGCTCGCAGAGCGCTATGGTGGTTGGGCCGGCAGCGAGGGACGCGCCATTCTCGGCGGACAACGTTCGCTCGCCGATCTCGCCGACCGCGCGCTCGGTCCCGGCTTCGATCCGCAGCCGCGCTCGGGGCGGCAGGAATATCTGGAATCCCTGGTCAACCGCTATGTCTGA
- a CDS encoding methylated-DNA--[protein]-cysteine S-methyltransferase has product MVGRAYAIFDTAIGRCGIVWSNSGVVAVQLPEARELDTRRRIFQVHPEAREQRPSENAELAIEGIAVLLQGNDPDFSEVSLDAGGVPGFHRRVYETACTIPRGETRTYHEVAKALGASGAAHSVAQAIAKNPYMLIVPCHRVLEAGNYADRLSPYGGEISKRRLLALEGAHPVASNTLFEVLLPVAPPRPGT; this is encoded by the coding sequence ATGGTAGGGCGTGCTTACGCGATATTCGACACGGCGATAGGGCGCTGCGGCATCGTCTGGAGCAATTCAGGCGTGGTGGCCGTGCAATTGCCGGAGGCGCGGGAGCTCGACACCCGGCGCCGGATCTTTCAGGTCCATCCCGAGGCGCGCGAGCAGCGGCCGTCCGAGAACGCCGAGCTTGCGATCGAGGGCATCGCGGTACTGCTGCAAGGCAATGATCCTGATTTTTCCGAGGTCAGCCTGGACGCCGGCGGCGTGCCCGGCTTCCACCGGCGCGTCTACGAAACCGCCTGCACCATCCCGCGCGGGGAAACGCGCACCTATCATGAGGTCGCCAAGGCGTTAGGGGCCTCCGGCGCCGCGCATTCGGTGGCGCAGGCGATCGCGAAAAATCCCTACATGCTCATCGTGCCCTGCCACCGGGTGCTGGAGGCCGGCAACTACGCCGACCGGCTCTCGCCTTACGGCGGGGAGATCTCGAAGCGGCGGCTGCTGGCGCTGGAGGGCGCCCATCCGGTCGCTAGCAACACGCTGTTCGAGGTGCTGCTGCCCGTTGCCCCGCCGCGGCCCGGCACCTAG